From a single Aquificaceae bacterium genomic region:
- a CDS encoding shikimate kinase codes for MNCERVFLVGFMCSGKTTVGELLASRLGWNFLDVDRELEKVEGMSIPQIFETKGEEYFRRRELEILMSLTEGEKLVISTGGGLGANPQAMDLMKSSGLVVWLRIDFETFLKRCGEDLSRPLLKKGREELFKLFEKRSENYRHAHVELDGTLEANLLVEQILHACKNWPLAL; via the coding sequence ATGAACTGTGAGAGGGTTTTTCTTGTGGGGTTTATGTGCAGTGGAAAGACTACTGTGGGAGAACTTCTTGCCAGCAGGCTGGGCTGGAATTTTCTGGACGTGGACAGGGAGCTTGAAAAAGTGGAGGGGATGAGTATACCTCAGATTTTTGAGACAAAGGGCGAAGAATACTTCAGAAGACGCGAGCTGGAAATCCTTATGAGTCTGACAGAAGGAGAGAAGCTCGTCATAAGCACTGGAGGTGGACTTGGTGCAAACCCACAGGCTATGGATCTCATGAAAAGCTCAGGACTTGTTGTGTGGCTCAGAATAGACTTTGAGACCTTCCTCAAAAGGTGCGGTGAAGACTTATCAAGACCACTTCTGAAAAAGGGCAGGGAGGAGCTTTTTAAGCTTTTTGAGAAAAGGTCTGAAAATTACAGGCATGCCCATGTTGAGCTGGATGGCACACTGGAGGCTAACCTGCTTGTAGAACAGATACTCCATGCTTGCAAAAATTGGCCCCTTGCCTTATAA
- the thiD gene encoding bifunctional hydroxymethylpyrimidine kinase/phosphomethylpyrimidine kinase, translating to MVPRALTIAGSDSGGGAGIQADLKTFTVLGVYGTSAITSITVQNTQGVYGVVDLPPDVVYEQIRVVVEDIGVDACKTGMLSNEEIIRAVAGAIRDLKMERIVVDPVMRAKSGDPLLKQSARETLIKELLPLALVVTPNVPEAEELCGFEIKSLEDMERACRKIISYGPSAVVVKGGHMEDEESVDVLYDGVSFEYLRGKFIRTKNTHGTGCTFSSAITAYLAKGYSLKDSLLKAKEYIQGAIENSLNLGRGHGPLNHMWTFYSFKT from the coding sequence ATGGTGCCGAGAGCTCTGACAATAGCGGGTTCTGATAGCGGTGGAGGTGCAGGCATTCAGGCTGACCTGAAGACCTTCACCGTTCTTGGTGTATACGGCACGAGCGCCATAACCTCAATAACCGTGCAGAACACGCAGGGCGTCTACGGAGTTGTGGACCTTCCGCCAGATGTGGTCTACGAACAGATTAGGGTCGTGGTAGAGGACATTGGTGTGGATGCGTGCAAGACGGGCATGTTATCTAATGAGGAAATCATCAGGGCTGTTGCGGGGGCAATAAGGGATTTGAAGATGGAAAGGATTGTGGTTGACCCTGTCATGAGGGCAAAGTCAGGAGACCCCCTTCTGAAACAATCCGCCAGAGAGACCCTCATAAAAGAACTCCTTCCCCTCGCCCTTGTGGTGACCCCCAACGTGCCAGAGGCAGAGGAGCTGTGCGGTTTTGAGATAAAGAGCCTTGAGGACATGGAGAGGGCATGCAGAAAAATAATCTCATACGGTCCCTCTGCGGTTGTTGTGAAAGGGGGTCATATGGAGGACGAGGAGTCCGTGGATGTGCTCTACGACGGCGTATCCTTTGAATACTTGAGGGGAAAGTTTATAAGGACAAAGAACACTCACGGCACCGGTTGCACCTTCTCATCTGCGATAACTGCATATCTTGCAAAGGGCTACAGCCTTAAAGATTCCCTTCTCAAAGCAAAAGAATACATCCAGGGAGCTATAGAAAACTCCCTAAATCTTGGCAGAGGGCATGGACCCCTCAACCACATGTGGACCTTCTACTCTTTCAAAACATAA
- the acpS gene encoding holo-ACP synthase yields the protein MVGVDIVSNKRIKEAVERFGERFLRRVYTEEELRYCMGQQTFYECLSARWACKEAVLKAFYQVYGVVLRFSEIEVLGDRGRPARVRILREGFEEAKVLVSLSHEREFSVAVAYVLKE from the coding sequence ATGGTAGGCGTTGATATAGTCAGCAACAAAAGGATAAAGGAGGCAGTAGAAAGGTTCGGAGAAAGGTTTCTCAGACGAGTTTACACAGAGGAGGAACTCAGATACTGTATGGGTCAGCAAACTTTTTATGAATGCCTTTCAGCAAGGTGGGCATGCAAGGAGGCGGTGCTGAAGGCTTTTTATCAGGTTTACGGAGTTGTGCTGAGATTTTCAGAGATAGAGGTCCTCGGAGACAGAGGAAGACCAGCGAGGGTAAGAATATTGAGAGAAGGCTTTGAAGAAGCGAAGGTTCTGGTTTCTCTCTCTCATGAGAGAGAGTTCTCCGTTGCGGTGGCTTATGTTTTGAAAGAGTAG
- the bamA gene encoding outer membrane protein assembly factor BamA produces the protein MWLLFRVLLPVFLLLGLSFAQVVKEIRVEGARYVPEDVIIGLINIRQGSLYIPDMVRESIRRVFRTGFFDEVEVYEERVGEDVVLTYRVKDLPVIYRIEFVGNRKIKSDELEKKIGIETEVGKIEPEEFIKGFTSAPAVEERLEIQRRLRLGRVLTREELEFIKRKIVEAYTKEGYTNVQVDYELVPRKGASKVVYRIVEGEPEYVRSINFTGNRTFSRGRLLGLMETKPVSLLAFRLKPPFSEDVLREDVRKIRDFYRSEGFLEAKVDYSVKKEGNRYEINIKIEEGPRYRLSELKIEGNSLFAYSELVGDILKKNRGGYYRREILDRIKENIRRRYSEIGYLGVFVEERESVDREGKRVSVNLQLQEGEPVYVSRIEVQGNYESRDYVIRRELRFQEGELANQREIDRSRTRVFNLGYYQDVSIDPFPTEGKNWDFVAKVRERFTGQFSIGLGYNQVTGVSGFISLRKGNFRGTGDIAGISISYGSKYKDNSLSYTKKWFLNQPIDLTGSVYDRRIEYTTYTVDRTGIDLIFSREFAEFWKASAGVSLQRVRYTNISPDASPLIKEEAGTRQSRKLLFGLTRDTRDNYLFPSAGALTELGYSVAVPVLGGNERFNKITLSHQQFFKDRWLDTGLILSFKGSLGLVEPYSGKRVPLDERFFVGGDFTVRGYKYGYAGPLDPNTKDPIGAKRQLILSAEANYPLYKNILYGAVFYDTGLGFNDWSELKTQNLKGGFGIGIRFITPFAPIKLDWAVKTKKVPGDTSRSRIHFVLGVFF, from the coding sequence ATGTGGTTATTGTTTAGAGTCTTATTGCCAGTTTTTCTCTTGCTGGGTCTTTCCTTCGCACAGGTGGTGAAAGAGATAAGGGTTGAAGGAGCCAGGTATGTGCCAGAGGATGTAATAATAGGTCTCATAAACATAAGACAGGGAAGCCTATACATCCCCGATATGGTCCGTGAGAGCATAAGACGCGTGTTCAGAACAGGCTTTTTTGACGAGGTGGAGGTCTATGAAGAAAGGGTGGGTGAGGATGTGGTGCTCACATACAGAGTTAAGGACCTTCCTGTTATATACAGAATAGAGTTTGTGGGCAACAGGAAGATAAAGTCCGACGAGCTTGAGAAAAAGATAGGAATAGAAACGGAGGTGGGCAAGATTGAGCCAGAAGAGTTTATAAAGGGCTTTACCTCAGCGCCGGCTGTAGAAGAAAGACTGGAAATACAGAGAAGGCTGAGGCTCGGAAGGGTTCTCACCCGTGAAGAGCTCGAGTTCATAAAGAGAAAAATAGTGGAAGCATACACGAAGGAGGGCTACACAAACGTTCAGGTAGATTACGAACTTGTGCCCAGGAAGGGTGCTTCAAAGGTTGTTTACAGAATAGTGGAGGGAGAGCCAGAGTATGTAAGAAGTATAAACTTTACAGGGAACAGGACCTTCAGCAGAGGTAGACTGCTCGGGCTTATGGAGACAAAACCTGTGAGCCTTCTTGCCTTCAGGCTAAAGCCCCCCTTCAGTGAGGATGTTCTGAGGGAAGACGTGAGAAAGATAAGAGACTTTTACCGTTCTGAGGGCTTTCTTGAGGCTAAGGTTGACTACTCTGTAAAGAAGGAGGGAAACAGATACGAGATAAACATAAAGATTGAAGAGGGACCAAGATACAGGTTATCGGAGCTGAAAATAGAGGGCAACAGCCTCTTTGCCTACTCAGAGCTCGTCGGGGACATACTCAAAAAGAACAGGGGAGGATACTACAGAAGGGAAATTCTTGACAGGATAAAGGAGAACATAAGGAGGAGATACTCGGAGATTGGCTATCTGGGCGTTTTCGTAGAGGAAAGAGAGAGTGTGGACAGAGAGGGTAAAAGGGTAAGCGTAAACCTCCAGCTGCAGGAGGGTGAGCCTGTTTATGTTAGCAGGATTGAAGTGCAGGGCAATTACGAATCAAGGGACTATGTGATAAGAAGGGAGCTAAGATTTCAGGAGGGTGAGCTGGCAAACCAGAGGGAGATAGACAGGTCAAGGACAAGGGTTTTTAATCTTGGCTACTATCAGGATGTTTCTATAGACCCCTTTCCTACAGAGGGCAAAAACTGGGATTTTGTGGCAAAGGTAAGGGAAAGGTTTACAGGGCAGTTTTCCATAGGCCTTGGATACAATCAGGTGACAGGCGTTTCCGGCTTCATATCCCTCCGTAAGGGTAACTTTCGCGGGACAGGAGACATAGCGGGTATTTCCATATCTTACGGAAGCAAATATAAGGATAATTCCCTTTCCTACACTAAGAAGTGGTTTCTAAACCAGCCCATAGACCTCACGGGTTCAGTTTATGACAGAAGGATAGAATACACCACCTACACGGTAGACAGAACGGGTATAGACCTCATATTCTCAAGGGAGTTTGCAGAGTTCTGGAAGGCAAGCGCAGGGGTAAGTCTTCAGAGGGTAAGGTATACAAACATATCACCCGATGCCTCACCCCTCATCAAAGAAGAAGCCGGAACCAGACAGTCAAGAAAACTGCTCTTTGGTCTGACAAGGGATACGAGGGACAATTACCTCTTTCCATCCGCGGGTGCCCTTACAGAGCTGGGCTATTCAGTGGCTGTGCCAGTGCTCGGGGGTAATGAGAGGTTCAACAAGATAACCCTTTCCCACCAGCAGTTTTTCAAGGATAGATGGCTGGACACAGGTCTCATACTCTCCTTTAAGGGCTCTCTTGGACTGGTTGAACCCTACAGTGGCAAAAGAGTGCCCCTTGATGAAAGGTTTTTTGTAGGCGGAGACTTCACCGTAAGGGGCTACAAATACGGCTACGCAGGACCCCTTGACCCCAATACAAAGGACCCTATAGGAGCAAAAAGACAGCTAATCTTATCAGCGGAGGCAAACTACCCCCTCTACAAGAACATACTCTACGGTGCAGTTTTCTACGATACAGGTCTTGGCTTTAACGACTGGAGCGAGCTAAAAACTCAAAACCTTAAGGGTGGCTTTGGCATAGGTATAAGGTTCATAACCCCCTTCGCACCCATAAAGTTAGACTGGGCTGTCAAAACGAAAAAAGTGCCCGGCGACACCTCAAGAAGCAGGATACATTTTGTTCTTGGAGTGTTTTTCTGA
- a CDS encoding DsbC family protein — protein MLRKLSLFTSVLVAAFALGACGQGSAKCPTKEQVKSSVKELIPQDFTVESVSQLQNIRDLCEVVVKVGAQPLVFYMDGKGEYLLAGNLISLKDKKNITRDRQQEFMKVSAEQLKELEKHVNVRLGEGSKYVYFITDPDCPFCKRSNPVVEEWAKKNNVQVRLIFFPLPIHPEAFGKAVAVICDKKGFKEYAEGYTSQNQCEEGKKAVQSNLELMNKLGIGGTPTFIGMNGKMHSGLPTEEDLNKLVN, from the coding sequence ATGCTAAGAAAGTTAAGCCTTTTCACATCAGTTTTAGTTGCGGCTTTTGCCCTCGGTGCCTGCGGGCAGGGTTCAGCCAAGTGCCCTACAAAGGAACAGGTGAAAAGCTCAGTAAAAGAACTTATACCTCAGGACTTTACCGTTGAGTCCGTATCCCAGCTTCAGAACATAAGGGATCTCTGTGAGGTAGTTGTAAAAGTTGGCGCACAGCCCCTTGTTTTCTACATGGATGGGAAGGGGGAATATCTGCTTGCGGGCAATCTCATAAGTCTTAAGGACAAAAAGAACATAACAAGGGACAGACAGCAGGAATTTATGAAGGTATCTGCAGAACAGCTAAAGGAGCTTGAAAAACATGTGAATGTAAGGCTCGGAGAGGGGAGCAAGTATGTCTACTTCATAACCGACCCGGACTGCCCCTTCTGCAAGAGAAGCAACCCAGTAGTAGAAGAGTGGGCGAAGAAAAACAACGTTCAGGTAAGGCTTATCTTCTTCCCACTTCCCATACATCCAGAAGCTTTTGGCAAGGCTGTGGCGGTCATATGCGATAAAAAGGGCTTTAAGGAATATGCGGAGGGATACACTTCTCAGAACCAGTGTGAAGAGGGTAAAAAGGCAGTTCAGTCAAACCTTGAGCTTATGAACAAACTTGGAATAGGTGGAACGCCCACCTTCATAGGTATGAACGGTAAGATGCACTCAGGACTGCCCACAGAGGAAGACCTAAACAAGCTGGTGAATTAG
- the bioF gene encoding 8-amino-7-oxononanoate synthase produces the protein MDWVRRELSRIKEEKLFRYRFLKEGLIDFCSNDYLALKDHPEVVEEAIKVLKEYGLGSGASALVSGYTKHHRELEEKLAEFKGTPCCVLFGSGYLANLGTIPSLAGEGDLILSDELNHASIIDACRLSKAKVSVFRHRDYGHLGELLAELRKSHRRCIIVTDTVFSMDGDVADIRELKRLSESFDCMLYLDEAHATGVLGATGRGGLEEYGEKWEEYMVIMGTLSKAIGSYGAFVCGSVVLCEYLVNRARSLIFSTSLPPAVCAGAGKALEIIQREPWRVERLKELSRRIYFRLSSLGFEVPFYGTPILPIMVYEEGKALSLRDRLLEHGILIQAIRYPTVPRGKARLRLTTSLRYTEEDLERLFRAFESL, from the coding sequence ATGGACTGGGTAAGGCGGGAACTCAGCAGGATAAAGGAAGAGAAGCTCTTCAGATATAGGTTTCTGAAGGAGGGTCTTATAGACTTCTGTTCCAACGACTATCTCGCACTGAAAGACCATCCGGAGGTGGTTGAAGAGGCGATAAAGGTTCTGAAAGAGTATGGTCTTGGTTCTGGAGCATCTGCACTCGTATCTGGCTATACAAAACATCACAGGGAGCTGGAGGAGAAGCTGGCGGAGTTCAAGGGAACACCGTGCTGTGTGCTTTTTGGCTCAGGATACCTTGCCAACTTAGGCACTATTCCGTCCCTTGCAGGTGAAGGAGACCTTATACTGAGCGATGAGCTAAACCATGCCAGCATAATAGACGCCTGCAGGCTTTCAAAGGCTAAGGTATCTGTGTTCCGTCACAGGGACTACGGGCATCTTGGGGAGCTTCTCGCAGAGCTCAGAAAAAGTCATAGAAGATGTATTATAGTGACGGACACGGTTTTCAGCATGGACGGAGATGTTGCGGACATTAGAGAGCTCAAAAGACTTTCGGAGAGCTTTGACTGTATGCTTTATCTTGACGAAGCCCATGCGACAGGCGTGCTTGGTGCCACTGGGAGGGGTGGACTTGAAGAATACGGGGAGAAGTGGGAAGAATACATGGTAATCATGGGAACTCTCTCAAAGGCGATAGGTTCTTATGGAGCCTTTGTGTGCGGTTCTGTAGTGCTGTGTGAGTATCTTGTAAACAGGGCGAGGAGTCTTATATTTTCCACATCCCTGCCCCCAGCGGTATGTGCAGGTGCGGGCAAAGCTCTTGAAATAATCCAGAGAGAACCATGGAGGGTAGAGAGGCTAAAGGAATTAAGCAGAAGAATCTACTTCAGGCTCTCTTCTTTGGGCTTTGAAGTGCCATTTTATGGAACCCCTATCCTACCCATAATGGTGTATGAAGAGGGTAAGGCACTCAGCCTGAGGGACAGACTACTTGAACATGGGATACTTATTCAGGCCATAAGGTATCCAACAGTTCCGAGGGGAAAGGCGAGACTAAGGCTTACTACAAGCCTCAGATACACAGAAGAAGACCTTGAAAGACTTTTCAGAGCTTTTGAAAGCCTTTAA
- the thpR gene encoding RNA 2',3'-cyclic phosphodiesterase has product MIRVFVGFFVTKRIQEAVEKLQSQSERFIKGKWVEPQNFHMTFQFIGDVEQERLADLLKNLQEIAQSSKAIRVKYRGLGVFPSPDRARVLWIGVSEGHRQLIDLARSIVRANRQVGIRDEGKPFHPHVTICRIKEFDKKALKEILRQHENTFYGEDLVDRVALVKSSLTSVGPIYTVIEEFYFHG; this is encoded by the coding sequence ATGATAAGGGTTTTTGTGGGTTTTTTTGTCACGAAAAGGATACAGGAAGCGGTGGAAAAGCTCCAGTCACAGAGCGAGAGGTTCATAAAGGGCAAGTGGGTTGAGCCTCAGAACTTTCATATGACCTTCCAGTTTATAGGGGATGTGGAGCAGGAAAGGCTGGCTGACCTTCTTAAAAACCTTCAGGAAATTGCCCAAAGTAGCAAAGCCATAAGGGTAAAATACAGGGGGCTTGGTGTTTTTCCGAGCCCTGACAGAGCCAGAGTTCTGTGGATTGGTGTATCGGAAGGTCATAGACAGCTTATAGACCTTGCCAGAAGCATAGTAAGGGCTAACAGGCAGGTGGGTATAAGGGACGAGGGTAAGCCCTTCCATCCCCATGTGACCATATGCAGGATAAAGGAGTTTGACAAAAAAGCCCTCAAAGAAATACTGCGTCAGCATGAAAACACCTTCTATGGGGAAGACCTTGTGGACAGAGTGGCTCTTGTTAAGAGTTCTCTGACCTCTGTGGGACCCATATACACTGTAATAGAGGAGTTTTACTTCCATGGGTGA
- a CDS encoding L,D-transpeptidase family protein translates to MLREITPKSQEYWFLVEQAKSLQELSSIEWKPIRLSRHLRHGDRSTCLEEIRFRLFLLGDIREYTPSDFFDHTLLEAVKRFQKRHGLPETGTIGSKTIAELNISPEERLMQVYLNLEKHRWLPEDFERAVVVNIPSFELFLINKNSVELHSKVIVGRNYREDFRPTPILYSRIESLTINPSWHVPRSISVKDILPRVRKDPDYLRKKSFRVFLGGEEVDPLQIDWSLYSEKNFPFRLVQSPGPQNALGRIKFNFQNPFDVYLHDTPDVELFKKPKRAFSSGCIRVEKAKELALALLGEGWNSKKLENLIKEQQTQTLSLRNPIPIYILYLTAFERDGELHFREDIYGYDTILSRALSKVGGRK, encoded by the coding sequence TTGCTGAGGGAAATCACACCCAAGAGCCAGGAATACTGGTTCCTTGTAGAACAGGCAAAGTCTCTGCAAGAGCTATCTTCCATTGAATGGAAGCCCATAAGGCTGTCAAGACACCTGCGTCATGGAGACAGAAGCACCTGCCTTGAGGAGATAAGGTTCAGGCTCTTTCTTCTTGGAGACATTAGAGAATACACCCCCTCTGATTTTTTTGACCATACACTGCTTGAGGCAGTAAAAAGATTTCAAAAAAGACACGGGCTGCCAGAGACGGGAACAATTGGTTCAAAGACCATTGCCGAGCTCAACATCAGCCCAGAAGAGAGGTTGATGCAGGTATACCTGAACCTTGAAAAGCACAGATGGTTGCCAGAAGACTTTGAAAGAGCCGTGGTGGTAAACATACCATCCTTTGAGCTTTTTCTGATAAACAAAAATTCTGTGGAGCTGCACTCTAAGGTGATAGTGGGCAGGAATTACAGAGAAGACTTCAGGCCTACGCCAATACTTTACAGCAGGATAGAGAGCCTCACCATAAATCCTTCATGGCATGTTCCCAGAAGCATCTCCGTCAAGGACATACTACCCAGAGTGAGAAAGGACCCAGATTACCTCAGAAAAAAGAGCTTCAGAGTCTTTCTTGGAGGTGAGGAGGTTGACCCTCTGCAGATAGACTGGAGCTTATACAGTGAGAAAAATTTTCCCTTCAGGCTTGTGCAGTCCCCAGGACCACAGAACGCCCTTGGCAGGATAAAGTTCAACTTCCAGAACCCCTTTGATGTCTACCTGCACGACACGCCTGATGTGGAACTTTTTAAAAAGCCAAAAAGAGCCTTTAGCTCAGGATGTATAAGGGTAGAAAAGGCAAAGGAGCTTGCTCTGGCACTTCTTGGAGAGGGATGGAACTCAAAGAAGTTGGAAAACCTCATAAAAGAACAGCAGACCCAGACCCTCAGCCTCAGAAACCCTATACCCATATACATACTCTACCTTACCGCCTTTGAAAGGGATGGCGAGCTTCATTTCAGAGAAGACATATACGGGTATGATACAATTTTGTCCCGTGCACTTTCAAAAGTTGGAGGCAGGAAATGA
- the purM gene encoding phosphoribosylformylglycinamidine cyclo-ligase, with product MGEWTYERAGVSIERAEAFVDYIREKVKTLPKKALLFGSFASGLRLEGYKKPVLMLTTDGVGTKLKVAQAVGVHNTVGIDLVAMNVNDLLTTGAEPLAFLDYIATGRIELQVMKELMDGIVEGCRLAEVALVGGETAEMPDFYPEGVYDLAGFCVGVCEEEELITGERIRPGDVILGFPSSGFHSNGYSLIRKVLEAKGIGYEDKFEDRKLWEILLEPTKIYLQEVRALKYCGIGIRGMAHITGGGIPGNLIRILPEGLRAVVEKGKIPVNPIFDWIGRLGNISSEEMFRTFNMGVGFMVVLEGKDLDTALRAVPSSFVCGFIEEGKRDVVIV from the coding sequence ATGGGTGAATGGACTTACGAAAGAGCAGGAGTGAGCATAGAAAGGGCTGAAGCCTTTGTGGACTACATAAGGGAAAAGGTAAAGACCTTACCAAAAAAAGCTCTCCTCTTTGGATCCTTTGCCAGCGGGCTCAGGCTTGAGGGATACAAGAAGCCGGTTCTTATGCTTACAACAGACGGGGTTGGAACAAAGCTTAAGGTGGCTCAGGCTGTGGGTGTTCATAACACAGTGGGCATAGACCTGGTTGCCATGAATGTAAACGACCTCCTCACCACAGGTGCGGAACCTCTCGCCTTTCTTGATTACATAGCCACAGGCAGGATAGAACTTCAGGTTATGAAGGAGCTTATGGATGGTATAGTGGAGGGGTGCAGGCTTGCAGAGGTTGCCCTCGTGGGTGGAGAAACGGCTGAGATGCCAGACTTTTATCCCGAGGGTGTATATGACCTTGCAGGCTTCTGCGTGGGCGTGTGCGAGGAGGAGGAGCTTATTACCGGTGAGCGTATAAGACCCGGAGATGTTATACTGGGTTTTCCCTCAAGCGGTTTTCACAGTAATGGATACAGCCTTATAAGAAAGGTGCTTGAGGCAAAAGGTATAGGCTATGAGGATAAATTTGAGGACAGAAAGTTGTGGGAGATACTCCTTGAACCCACTAAAATATACCTGCAGGAGGTGCGTGCTCTGAAATACTGTGGAATAGGTATAAGGGGGATGGCACATATAACGGGCGGTGGCATACCGGGAAACCTTATAAGGATATTGCCGGAGGGTCTGAGAGCGGTAGTGGAAAAGGGGAAAATACCAGTAAACCCCATCTTTGACTGGATAGGGAGGCTGGGCAACATATCCTCTGAGGAGATGTTCAGAACCTTTAATATGGGCGTGGGTTTTATGGTAGTTCTTGAAGGAAAAGATTTGGACACAGCTCTGAGAGCTGTCCCTTCTTCCTTTGTATGTGGCTTTATTGAGGAGGGTAAAAGGGATGTGGTTATTGTTTAG
- the ccsA gene encoding cytochrome c biogenesis protein CcsA, with amino-acid sequence MSLLTLSIVFYFLAFVSSLLSHFFNTLKKLTRFVIFLGLLLYMLHITMLSIKVRSFPFADAHGFYSLLGNLMLGVLVLVSFKYDYLWKFSAFFAILGILSTLLAMPAEPSPYRSPLYSLHITSALASYAFAFLGGLSSILKLFLESRLKHKSITGFFMPLSLLRGVERLSMNLSFLFFTLTLIFGSFWSRSFFGKHWVSDPKLIFVLYLWTYYAVVVHLNLLKRIKPKTLSYAIILGMFFTLLNILFVRHEL; translated from the coding sequence ATGTCCCTGCTTACGCTGAGCATAGTATTTTACTTCTTAGCCTTTGTATCCTCTTTACTTTCCCATTTTTTTAACACACTGAAGAAGCTCACACGATTTGTGATTTTCCTCGGACTTCTACTTTACATGCTTCATATAACAATGCTGTCCATTAAAGTGCGCAGTTTTCCCTTTGCGGACGCTCATGGCTTTTATTCCCTACTGGGAAACCTTATGCTGGGCGTTCTTGTGCTGGTATCCTTCAAGTATGACTATCTCTGGAAATTTTCCGCTTTTTTTGCCATACTGGGCATACTTTCAACGCTCCTTGCCATGCCTGCAGAGCCATCACCCTACAGAAGCCCTCTTTATTCTCTTCATATAACCTCAGCCCTTGCATCCTATGCCTTTGCCTTCCTCGGTGGGCTTTCTTCCATACTTAAACTCTTCCTTGAGAGCAGACTGAAGCACAAAAGCATTACGGGCTTCTTTATGCCCCTCAGTCTTCTGAGGGGAGTTGAGAGACTTTCTATGAACCTTAGCTTTCTATTCTTTACCCTCACCCTTATCTTTGGAAGTTTCTGGAGCAGGAGCTTTTTTGGAAAGCACTGGGTAAGCGACCCAAAACTGATCTTTGTGCTGTATCTCTGGACATACTATGCGGTTGTGGTTCATCTTAATCTCCTTAAGAGGATAAAGCCAAAGACGCTCTCTTACGCCATTATACTGGGTATGTTCTTCACTCTACTTAACATACTCTTTGTCAGACATGAACTGTGA
- a CDS encoding DUF882 domain-containing protein, with translation MTRRELLRSMGYIGCMLLTGSFSYASVSGIRGLSEGARSLNLYSVNTGESLKVAYWVDGEYIDSSLKEINWLLRDYRSGEVAPVDLKLLDLLFLITRLSNRERIEVISGYRSPSTNAYLHRTKRGVAKDSYHTRGRAVDIRLEGMSLSSLRDLAINLRAGGVGYYPRSGFVHLDTGPFRCW, from the coding sequence ATGACAAGGAGAGAACTTCTAAGGTCAATGGGATACATAGGATGCATGCTTCTGACAGGTTCTTTTTCCTACGCCTCAGTTTCTGGAATTAGGGGTCTTTCAGAAGGAGCCAGGTCCCTCAACTTATACTCTGTAAACACCGGGGAGAGCCTTAAGGTTGCCTACTGGGTGGATGGAGAGTATATAGATAGTTCTCTGAAAGAAATAAACTGGCTTCTGAGGGATTACAGAAGTGGAGAGGTAGCTCCCGTAGATTTAAAGCTTCTTGACCTTCTTTTCCTCATAACCAGACTTTCTAACAGGGAAAGGATAGAGGTAATATCTGGCTACAGGTCACCATCTACAAACGCTTACCTTCACAGGACAAAAAGGGGCGTAGCAAAAGACAGCTACCACACGCGCGGGAGGGCTGTTGACATAAGGCTGGAGGGCATGAGCCTGAGCAGTCTCAGAGATCTGGCAATAAACCTGCGTGCTGGTGGTGTTGGATACTATCCCAGGTCTGGTTTTGTGCATCTTGATACTGGACCCTTCAGGTGCTGGTAA